The following coding sequences lie in one Silene latifolia isolate original U9 population chromosome 5, ASM4854445v1, whole genome shotgun sequence genomic window:
- the LOC141655632 gene encoding uncharacterized protein LOC141655632, with protein MSCFKKMCQKLKIIADQLANVGSPVSETRLVFQLVTHLSAGFSGVATVIQQSDPLPSFYKAKFMLTLEESHMTKKSPDTALLSSQTPPADSSSQSNNNKNGNNKNNYRGRGNRHNNRGNYRGKNNNGSSNNNGGSNFNGGNSNFNGGGNSNYNNNNNNRNNYRGQQSSGNSSSWTFVPFFGWPQQPPPCPYPTSGWSAPPPNPSASILGPRPQQAFIAQPSPTPGAFVPTDIAAAMQSLNFQGPDDNYYIDTGASSHMQSTNGTLSSYSLVSDNRHIVVGNDTMIPIKGLGHTDLPSPLP; from the exons ATGTCGTGCTTCAAAAAGATG TGTCAAAAACTCAAGATCATAGCCGATCAGTTGGCTAATGTTGGATCCCCTGTTTCGGAGACTCGCTTGGTCTTCCAACTCGTCACACACCTCTCTGCTGGTTTTAGCGGTGTGGCAACGGTAATTCAACAAAGTGATCCCTTGCCTTCATTTTACAAGGCCAAGTTCATGCTTACTCTTGAGGAAAGCCACATGACGAAGAAGTCTCCTGACACCGCTCTCCTATCCTCTCAAACTCCTCCTGCTGATTCCTCCTCTCAGTCCAATAACAATAAGAATggcaacaacaagaacaattatCGGGGCAGAGGCAATCGACATAACAACCGTGGCAATTATCGAGGTAAGAATAACAATGGTAGTTCCAATAATAATGGTGGCTCTAATTTTAATGGTGGTAATTCCAATTTTAATGGTGGTGGAAATtcaaattacaataataataataataataggaatAACTATCGAGGTCAACAGTCCTCTGGCAATTCTTCGTCATGGACTTTTGTCCCGTTTTTTGGTTGGCCGCAGCAGCCACCACCATGCCCCTATCCTACCTCCGGCTGGTCGGCTCCCCCACCTAACCCCTCTGCAAGTATCCTTGGCCCTAGGCCGCAGCAAGCGTTCATTGCACAGCCATCGCCGACACCTGGTGCTTTTGTCCCAACGGACATCGCAGCCGCAATGCAATCCCTGAACTTCCAAGGACCCGATGACAATTACTACATAGATACCGGGGCCTCGTCACATATGCAGTCCACTAATGGTACGCTCTCCTCTTATTCTCTTGTGAGTGATAATCGTCACATAGTAGTTGGTAACGACACTATGATTCCAATTAAGGGTCTCGGCCATACTGACCTACCCTCCCCTTTACCATAA